Within the Malus sylvestris chromosome 4, drMalSylv7.2, whole genome shotgun sequence genome, the region GTATTAATGggcttgttttttttgtttttttcttagaGAAAATGTGGGGAAGTATGCATCGGAGGTAAGGAGACTTGGCATTGACATAATGGGAGCCGTAACGGAGAGCTTAGGCCTAAGTCCAACCTACTTGAGAAACAGTCTTGAGCAAGGAATGCACATCCTAGTAGCTAACACTTACCCGCAGTGCTCTCCAACTAGCAAGATTCTTGGATTACCACCACATACAGACCACAGCATCATCACCTTCCTTCTCGAAAGTACGTCAGGCCTTGAGATCATGGATTTCACAGACAGTAGTGCATGGAAGTCCATCCCGGCGGTGAAGCGTACGCTTAAGGTCATTGTTGGGAGCCATCTTGAAGTGCTCAGCAATGGAATGTACAAGAGTGTGTTCCACCGGGCGACTCCAAGCCCTCGATTGAGTAGGGTTTCTGTAGCCAGCTTCCTTAGCTTAAGAATGGGAGAGACAGTGGAGCCTGCTGTGGAGCTGGTTGATGAAGAGCACCCTCAAAAATATAGGGCAACTAGCCTCGATGAATTTTTCAACCATCTATCCTCTAACGAAGAAAGACCATACATAGACTGCCTTAAGATTTGAACGACAAAATCTTTATGTTCCTCACCCTTTATCATGTTATTTACTAAGCAGCAGCGATACGAAAAATGATGAACACACTGTGTTTTTAATTTCTCACATTTATATTTAATCTTGTCTACTGTTTCATTTGAGAAATTAAAAGTGTGAAAATCGCCTCCCCTTATAACATACTTTGTTTGCCTAAGCATAGTGAGGAGTAGATTTATCTCAAAAAACCTTTCAATAATAATGAATAGTTTTACAGTGTCTGATGTAACATCTGATTGACAACTTGACAATATTAGTGAAAAATGGTGggtttaattgttaaatttacATGAACATTCCAAATAATGCAGGGTCATTGTGCATACTACTCTTGGTTTCGTAGTACTTTTCCTTCCAAGTAAGAGAGTCCCGAATTCCGAGTCTCCCTTGTGTTTAAGTGGCAaatgacaaagacaaagacaaacCCACCGAGTATATGCAATGCCAATGCAAATGAAATACACACATGACATGTAAAAAATGGTGTGCAGAAACCGTTCCTCTGTTAGCATTTATCTTAGTCATGTACAATGATAAGCATCCTCGTCTGTAGTGTTTGGATTTGTGGCCAAATTATATTAGACCTTTAGTTGATCTCACCAGCCCACTAAATGGGCCTTTTATTTAGCCCATGTGAAAAGCCACGTGGAGcggctagggttttaatttgcaGCAGTTGCTGcctttagagcaagtccacccctctTTTGGAGGTTGGCCCAAAGCCTAAAATAATAGGCTGGCATCCAAAAAACCCACTCCATCCCACAAAATAGGCCAGCCCAAAGTCCACCCAGTCTTTAGGCCGGCGCAAAATGGACCGAGTGAGGAACCGGCCTATCTGACGTCATACTGGCGTCAACATGACATCAATGAATGcctgataatttttttttgcgttAGGCATGTGGGCACGCATTCCCGATAGCCAACAGACGGCAGGCCCTCACTGCAGGAGCATTAAAAGGGAGCAAGACATGGGCCATGTGGACTGTTCGATTCCTAGATCAACAATCTAGgatttttggccaaaaaacataaataaataaaaaattgtcagAATTCTTACCGTTGGCCACGTGCCCAATTTTGGGCTGTTggatttcaatatttttcaaatctaaaggtccaaattaattaacttaataaaaattattaaaaattgtttaaaaatacagaaaaattaaaacaaaaatttattattttttctataaatacataaccattatcttccaccttacaccacatttcaatatttttaacaCTTTGAACCAAAGCCTCCGTGACGGGATTGGTTCAAAATCTGATCGAAactctatccacaaaatagtactttcggataatgacacgtgacgtgataagattggttaaaaatcctatccgaaattaaaaataaaattattttttattattttattaaaaaaattaataatattttaatacggaTATACTAGACTTTAGGCCAActcatttttttaggggtggagatgcatttggccaattactgttcattggggtCAATTACTATTTATTTGGGTGGATTAAATGGACTTTGGGCCAACtcattttttaggggtggagttgctcttagatGTTAGCAATCacttgtcattttattttttgggtaaatctCGACGGTACGGGAgaaattttattgataatgaaaaAAGAAGTTACACTTAGTCAGGGAAGATATAAACCTAACCCTTCCTAGTACAAgaaaaaacataattaaaaaaaagagaaaaaaaaaagggggacaTCAACCTTACCCTTCTAGAAACGAAAACAATAATGATATAAGGAAAAGAGAGGGGACATGAAAACTAACCCCTTTGAATCCAAACCTAAAATGTCTATACTTGCAAAACATATACCAATGTTACAACCTAGCTCCACATCTTCAATGGTTGCACATAGATAAGGTATAACAGAACAACAATAGAATTCATTAACTACATTTCTATCTTTACAATCTACTATTTATCTATTAACAAGTAACTAACTACTAACAACCTTGTACATATATCATCATCCTAATATGCCATCTAGCAGTATCCTAGTAGTTATAGTTTTAAGTTTTGTACAGAGAGGAAATTATTCACTATATATTTCCTTCTCTattagtttgtttgtttgttttttgttttttgttttggtgtgtgagagctattgagTGTATTGAGGCTTTGAGTTGtgagtaggggtgggcacggtttggttcggtgcggttttgagtgaaatcgAAACCGAAACTGAATTTTTTTGCGGTTCAgtgcggtgcggttttgaagccaaaaccaaaatgaaaccaaaccgtttggtttggttcggtgcggtgtcaaacggtttcggtttaatttttaagaaaaaatgtacaatttgcaatttaacatattaataagcatttttcaatagcaataggaaaaagacatttgttatgtaaacaattagcatgttgtatgcagttgtgatgttaaaacatgtttgtgcaatAAAAGGGTGTCCCTTACAATGTTTAtcataaaacaagttgaataaatttgaattcattaaacaTGAGCAAAACTTTgatactagaatatgtgatatcatgcttcaaatgagtggaCTTCATTAGATCATTGTTCGACTTTTGATAACAAGATTGGTCCacccttgtacatatatgtgtgtgtgtgtgatggtataaaataacaaaggtccttcaagttaatgaacaaaagaaagtgatgaatgatgatattctatTGTGGTTGAGTCCCATACTAAGTGTATGAATTCTaacaaacaacaaattaaaaaatgaaatctaATAtagacatttaattaaatgtttattaatatttgtgGTGCGGTTCGatttcggtgcggttttcaaaagccaaaaccaaaaccaaaaccaaaccgttttctatgtggcggtttggtttcaaaaccaaaaccgtttcaaaaccgcaaaaccaaaccgttcagTGCGGTTcgatttgatttgtgtttcagtttcggttttcggttctaagtgcccacccctagttgtgagattgccaaatACTTTGTAAACACTCatatttggttgatagtggattattggtgAGCTCCTATTGATCTGATGACATATTGTACTTACACTagctgttgaggaacctcgttaaatcCTGGTGTCTTTTCTACTTCGTTCTTGTACTTTATTTCGTATATTTCATGTACGTTATCTTGTTGGTTTCCAATTGATTTGGTGCTAttctagcacaacaattggtatcagagcaccaGTTGCTCTTAGGTACTATCTAGTTGCTAAAAATGTCAAACGGGTATGATGAGAATAATTTTGGAAGCAACTCAAAGTTTGCAAGAATAGCGGGGCAATGCAAAGTTTGAAGAGGAAAaatttgatggcacaaacaacttagGGATGTGGCAATCTGAGGTCAatgatgtgttggctcaacaagatatATTTGCTGTTTTGGGAGATAAGTTGGAAGCTATGTTGAAGTTGGAatggaaaaaattaaatttttgggCTTGCTCTACAATTCAattgtgccttgcaaaaactcaaaTGTATTTTGTGATGGGGAGACATTTGGCAAGGGTGTTGTGGCAAATATTAGAAGACAAGTACAAGAGTGGGGAGAATCgactacacttgaagaaaaaacgTTATTGCTTTCAATATAAAGAAGACACAAAAATGAGTAGACACCTTGAtacttttaataagttgattgccgattTGATGAATTTAGACGAGAATATTAAGGATGAAAATAAGGCCTTGATATTGTTGAATTCtttgccggactcttatgagcattttgtactatcatgcatggtaaagaaactgtgaaatttgaagatgtgtcgaatgccttgatgaattatgaaatgaggcatagggGTAAAAAAATTATGAGAGTATCTATGAGACTTTATTTGTTAAAGGCAGGTCATCAGAGAGGAGATCTTTTTCAagcagaaaaaaaatcagtctCGACTTAGAGGAAATTCTAAAGATAGAAGAAGTTTTGAAGGGGATGAATGTGCTTTCTGTCATTGTAAAGagcattggaagaaagattgtcctaggTTGAATACCAAAGGCAAAGACAAAGTGAGTTTTGAAGCTAATGTTCCTGAGcttgaaattgaatttttttgttcttctgattttgctttaatCGCTTCAtcatcatttgattgttttactAAGTGGatgttggatacgggttgtactcatcatatgactcctcacaagaattgattttcaagcttgaaagagtttgatggtggaaTCGTTTTCATGGGAGATGATAATCCTTGTACAACAAAAGGGATCCATACAATTTGTTTAAAGTTGCATGATAGTATGGTCAAAGAGTTGACAAGTGTTCGGTAtttaccgaatttgaagaaaaatcttatttctttgggtactttaGAATCCCAAggcttcaggtttcattcaaATGGGCatacattgaaagttacttatgatGCATTTGTTGTGATGAAAGATCCTTGATGTGGTCATTTGTATTCAGTACAAGGAAGCATTGTGATAGGTGAGGCGTCGTTTGGATCCGACATCAAGCCCTATTATGCAAACACCCATCACACCCATAGCCATTTTCCTACCTCATGACCTTATCCTTACAAAATCTGTTCCATAGGGTTTGTTGTAACCCTAACCTTTGTGCAAAAAAGCTaaataacaaacaaattaaactctTTACCAAACCAAAGTAGAAATCCCAAAATTTGTCACTCTATCAACCAAAACCACCACAAAGAAAAATCTAAAATGAACCAAATCACAAATTCCCGaattaaacaaaaacccacaaaactgaacaaaaattaaacacaaCCCAATTAAAGATAATCGCCTAACACACAAATTATGTAAAAATTCCACACAAAAAACCCCAAAACCAATCTCAAGATTTTCCAAACTTTGAACCCATCAACCTAGCAACAATGAGGATCGCCTAGCTCTCAACGCCAAAGATCAAGCAAGTCATAGATCTCGTCTTGAAGATCGACCTCGGCATCTAGGTCGATCGACGTTGCTCCCTCTGCTTAAAGGCGAAGCCATTGTCGTTGCAGACTTCCCAATCGTGGGCGAGGAAGACAACAAAagatttatattattttaattaattaattggctttttcttatttttaagttttattaaatttttagtagtttttattttatttttttatatccacgtggcgcccaatcattgtTCACGTGAGCGTCACGTCACATGTTAACAACtgttttaacaaaaagtttaacggatgtatgaaagtgtcgcaGAATTATCACTTTAGATACCAAAATTGTATGAAAAAAACTTGTTCTATGAgatgttgaaaaccaagaaactttagggtagtaaactgagaatTACGCTTGTCTTTATATATTTGGTTTCAATTGCATTTGTGGGGACATTTTTTTAACAGAGCTTTTATTATGAATAATATTTGCATTCCCTATGGAGGAATGCACATATCTCATTCTTTGCGAATAAGgcattttataaaattttataattagaatcgttcaaataaaatattcattCGATGAAccatcaatttattttttatatttgaatgacTAAATGATCTTGAATTCGAATGTTTTTTTGTAGGGGTGATATTCAAATGAATATTAAGCAAATGAACAGTCCTGATTATGGAGTTTATACGGAAAATCCGTCATTTGCAAGGAGTGAGATATGTACGTTGCACGCAATGTGGGATGCAAGTATTTTCCTTTGATAATAGGTTTAAGTatcaatgcatttgttttttttatcaaaaatgaaaaagataaTACTTGTGTTTCCTGGGGGAATGAACGCATCACACTCTTTCCGAATAACGTATCTGTAttgtataaattttttataatcgAAATCGTTCATATTCTTAATTTTCATTGGAAGATTATccctacaaaaaaaattattcgaaTCTAATATCATTCAGTCATCAAATAAATTGACGGTTCATCGTAAATGTTACCTGGTACTTACACCGTAGATTTGTTCTATACATTTTGATGACTGAACAATCTCTAactcaaatgattttttttgtagatatgattttcaaatgaagattaagaatATAAATGGCTCCAATTATAAAGTTTATACAATAAAAATACAttattcaaggaaaaaaaaagagatatgTTCATTCCCTCACGGGGGAACGCTAGTAttatacaaaaattaaagggtataattattgataatttaCTAAAAATATAAACCCTACTCATAAAATGTTTTATGATGtgccatttagtactacggtctagtagtattcctcttcacttgtaagtgagaggttttaggtttgattcttgccaaaggcaaatttgaaccatattgtTGCTAacacattgtgaggctaagcccatccctctcccttagtgtagataatatcaattgttcaaaaaaaaaaaaaaaaaaaaaaaggtgttaTAATAGAAGAAATACATTAATACTTCGTTATTTTATTCATCATCTAGGGTTTACAAATATACAGGCACACATACCTTATTCTGCAAGAAAAGTAATTACAAAGGATTAGGAAACTAAATCCTAAAGATTACATATCATAATCCTACCTAAAATAAGACTCCAATAACATTTACAATTAAGACTCAAATCAACACTCTCCCTCAAGTTAGTGCACAGATATTGTACATGCCCAACTTGATAATTGAGTCTTGGAAAACCTTACTAGATACCGCATAAGTAAGAACATTAGCCAACTGCTTTCCTGAACTCACAAACGGTATAGACACAATCTTCCTTTCAAGATTTTCCTTGATAAAGTGTCGATCAacctccacatgttttgtttgaTCATGTTGTATCGGATTATCAGCTATTTCCCTTGTAGATTTATTGTCACAATATAACTCCATAGCCTCATTTGATTCAAAACCAAGGCATCTCAAAAGTTTACATAACCAAAGAAGTTCACATATTCCGTGGGCCATACCTCTATACTCAGCTTCTGCAGACGATCTTGACACCACTTTCTGCTTCTTACTATGACACGCAACCAAATTACCTCCAACAAATGTAAAATACCCAGATGTAGATTGCCTGTCAATAACATTGCCAACTCAATCTACATCTGTAAACCCCTCAACCTTTAAATGTCCATGTTTTCCATAAAGTATTCCTTTACTAGATGCAGACTTCAGATATGCCAATATTCGCATTATTGCAGCCATGTGATCTTCACTGGAtaagtgcataaactgacttacaaCACTCATAGCATACGCAATATCAAGACAAGTAtgagataaataaattaacCTCCTTACAAGTCTTTGATATCTACCCCTATCAACAGGAACTTGATCTGGGTAAATACCCAAGTGATGTTTCACTATGATAGTAGTATCCATAGGTTTACACCTTAACATACCAATCTATTTCAACAAATCTAACACATATTTTGGCTGTGATAAGAAAATTCCTTTAGGTGAACGAGCGACCTCAACTCCAAGGAAGTACTTCACCCAAATCTTTCATCTTAAATTTAGATGCAAGATTTACTTGTAACTTCTGAATTTCTTCATAATCACCCCCTATAATaatcatatcatccacataaaagTTTAAAGTAGTCAATTTGCAAAGCCTACGCTTCAGAAACAAAGTGTGATTTGAATGACTCTGGTGATATCCATATTTCTTCATTACTTGTGTAAACCTATCAAACCAAGCGTGGGGCGATTGCTTGAGCCCATAAAGAGATTTATGCAATCTGCACACTCCTGTATTACCATTCGCACTATATCCTGGTGGAaaaaccaaggttctaaaaatcgctaggcgctagtcgggcggcgggctggggcctagtgcctaggcggctaggcggggcctaggcggGAGCCTAGGCGAActaggcagatttaagtaaatctatcatatttaaggtaaataagtgtctgcttctacttgaaatatatataatttcatcataaactacaaaatagaatgcatatatatcatgaagtattagaacataataaaaacatgtgaaataaggatataatgtttgttcattcaagtatgcaacaagtctcttacaatttattggaaaaaaacaaaatgcaaaatgaaagttatgtattttctgtctaagtgagttgcaacctaggcgggtctaggcgggtgcctaggcgggctaggcgggctaggcgggtgcctaggcggtctaggcggtgggcctaggcggtctaggcggtgggctggggcctaggcattaatcggggcggtgggctggggcctagcgcctaggcggggcctaggcggcgctaggcggggatttttagaacagtgggaAAAACTATACACACTTCCTCTTCTAAGTTCCCATGAAGgaatgcattcttcacatcaaaTTGTTTTAAGTGATCAATTCATATTTGCAGCTAAGAAAATCAAAACATGCACTGTATTCATCTTCGCTATCGGAGAAAAGGTTTCTTGGTAATCTACACCATACGTTTAAGCATACCTCTTAGCCACTAACCTTGCGTTGTACCTATCCACTAATCCATCAACCTTGTACTTGATCGTAAACACCCAGCGACTACCAGCAAGTTTCCTTCCTTTTGGTAGCTGCCTTATCTCCCAAGTTTTATTCTTGTGCAATGCTGACATTTCTTCATTTATCACTTGTATCCACTTAGGGTCTTATAGGGCTTCTTCTACCTGAGTTGGAATTTTGATTGATTCCATATGATTTACCAACGCCTTACGTTCTAGTGAACAATGCTCACATGATACATAATTAGCAATCAGATACTTGACATTCCTTTCCGGAGAGAACTTGTCAGGTGTCACACCACGATTCTGTCTTGCTGGCAATTTATAAGTACTTGCACCAATATCAAAAATAGTTGTACTATCATTTAAAATACTTACCTCTTAGATATTCATAGGAGATGGAACGTGCACTGTATGATTAGAGAGAAGGGGTACTACGAACATACTGGGCACTTTGACAGACTCTTGTTGAACTGGGGTGTACTGTTTGGTGGGAGATTGCTGAATTGGACTATTTTCTTCAATTGCAGTCTGCTGAATTAGGTTACTGGGTTCGGAAAACTCCTGCAGAATAACTAGGCTACTGGGTTCGGAAAACTCCTGCAGAACAACTAGGCGGATTTCCACACCTCATCTTTCTCCCCTTGAAGTATATTCCAACCAACTTAGATCACCAATATCACTAATCTCCCTTTGGTAATCTAAATTGGGTACATATGAAGTATAAAATTATTCAGACTGCAAGAAAGTCACATCCATGGTTACAAACGTACGTTGACTAGTAGGATGATAACACTTGAATCCTTTTGATGAGGAGAAAATCCAAGAAAGACACAACGGTATGCACATGGATCAAGCTTACTGCGATGAGCTTTCTGAATGTGAACATAGACCACATAACCAAAGATCCGAGGTGACAGTATTTGTATAAACAACCGGAACAAGTTGAGTAAACTCCTGAAGTGGTGTTCGATAATTCAAGACCTGAGACGGCATACGATTCATAACATAAACTGCATATACAATTGCTTCAGGCTAAGAGCGTTTGGGTACAGATGCACCAATAAGCAAAGCGCGAGCTGTCTTCAAGATATGACGATTTTTCCTTTCTACcatcccattttgttgtggggtatTCAGACATGTAGTTTCATGAACAATTCCGTGATCTTGTAGAAACTGAGATAACTCAGAATTTATGTACTTTCCACCATTGTCAGAACGTAAAACTTTAATATCAGAGAAATATTGAGTTTTAACCATCTAAAGAAACAGACGAAACACATTACATacctcacttttatttttcagcACATACAACCACATCATACGGGTGCAGTCATCCATGAAAGTAACAAACCACTTAATTCTTAAAGTAGTACTAAAAAGGGAAGGCCCCCACATATCATAGTGTACTAGTGCAAACGGAGAAGAccttctgtttgtaccatacttgaccaatcccgaaactactgagcaccggtcaaggTTATACCATCAAGACTTtatctttgacaaaaaaaaaggttataccgtcaaggacccagaagagtttccctctagcCAGGAgtccaatcacagcgtgacatgtgtcgacattagaagccaatcatagcgcaacacatgtctgaaggaagattttgtgaaaacatgttcatttaagcaacatctattagcatgcaattaacaattaaaggcagaatcatgcttgcatgcacttaaaacaaaacattaaccatgaaattcaaagcctagtagattggtgaaccaagactcaactcaaatcaaagtgagttgagaaatttatacctttgtagattcctctttgcataagcaaaggctaatcacccaaagagaaggccttcattccttgcttcttaaatccatggatttggatggaagaatagattctccaagttcccaaaattgagaacctctaagtctccacaccaaggttagattggagaagaaatgagtgaccttggaggagttggTTTGCTAGcaaatccctccaagggggccggcttcctagagagaaaaggagagacatgttctctccaattttctccaaaagaacccttaaagaatttaggctataaagtcctttatatagtcccttcaaataagtgacctaaagaaccaaaaaggcctttcttctaacatggccggccataagggttttattgggcttttgggcctttgtgaattaagttgtcatacaacttaagtcaatgggcttgacgttcgaagcccattgggccttgaggtccaaaactaacccgtggtctttttaacgaactttattcgtttgattaattaacatattaattaatccttgccataattattaaataactaaaccatttaattattcttactcatctccattgtttcttcaatctcctccttacacggtgtacgatccattaggttccttttagcgaggcagtgggcgattagaactctttcaaatcgattgtgaattgaaacttactttcaattctccctttagtgattatacacgtttaggacttccacaaaccatgagtgacacctagcagtatatcatggttacccaagctaataagaagaggtggaaaacctattcagtttaggattacaaatgcaatacggtctttctctaatacaatactcttgaccacattgtttggtttgatagtttattcatgtctactatccaatgtgattcgtgtgcttatatgattaccttgaatgtgatttggaacgccttcctaaatctcattcatactctgatcagagattttcaatcatatcatagagtattctcccccaaa harbors:
- the LOC126620007 gene encoding 2-oxoglutarate-dependent dioxygenase 21, chloroplastic-like, translated to MMLAKTRVFFQVVNHGISQRVIDDALGSLSNFFESAMEEKKIFLSDDVKKPVRFGTSRSNGKVSRDFIKLYANPIEDWIGLWPHDPTDFRENVGKYASEVRRLGIDIMGAVTESLGLSPTYLRNSLEQGMHILVANTYPQCSPTSKILGLPPHTDHSIITFLLESTSGLEIMDFTDSSAWKSIPAVKRTLKVIVGSHLEVLSNGMYKSVFHRATPSPRLSRVSVASFLSLRMGETVEPAVELVDEEHPQKYRATSLDEFFNHLSSNEERPYIDCLKI